In Terriglobus sp. TAA 43, a single window of DNA contains:
- the rpmB gene encoding 50S ribosomal protein L28 — MAKVCPITGKRPMSGNKVSHANNKTRRRWEPNLQWKRIWVPSEKKFVRMRVSARGLRIINKIGADAALLQAKG; from the coding sequence ATGGCAAAGGTATGCCCCATCACCGGCAAGCGTCCGATGAGCGGAAACAAAGTGTCGCACGCGAATAACAAGACGCGTCGTCGCTGGGAGCCGAACCTGCAGTGGAAGCGCATTTGGGTTCCTTCAGAGAAGAAGTTTGTGCGTATGCGCGTGTCCGCGCGTGGTCTGCGCATCATTAACAAGATCGGCGCTGACGCCGCTCTGCTCCAGGCGAAGGGATAA
- the rpmG gene encoding 50S ribosomal protein L33 — protein MRTLIKLVSSAGTGHFYTTSKNPKTTSAKLEFKKYDPVVRKHVSYREAKI, from the coding sequence ATGCGTACCCTCATCAAGCTCGTCTCCTCCGCTGGCACCGGTCACTTCTACACCACCAGCAAGAACCCCAAGACCACCAGCGCTAAGCTGGAGTTCAAGAAGTACGATCCGGTCGTGCGCAAGCACGTTTCCTACCGCGAAGCCAAGATCTAA
- a CDS encoding SDR family NAD(P)-dependent oxidoreductase, with product MILKNKVALVTGASRGIGRATAIALAEAGARVLVHYGRSAQEAESVVAAIRSKGGQAEALASDLATPSGAAQIATQVGSLTEGHLDIVVLNAGISKAARIADYSAEDLDALFATNVRGPFLLVQQLLPFLREGSSVIAITSVVAREVVGNLAPDKPSILAYASTKGALETLVKNWAAMLGPQGIRVNAVAPGVIDTDMSNFTKTEAGREITLQMQALKRIGKPEDVADVVAFLASDAARWITGASIPVDGGSKL from the coding sequence ATGATATTGAAGAACAAGGTTGCTCTCGTAACAGGCGCTTCAAGAGGAATCGGACGCGCCACAGCCATTGCCCTCGCTGAGGCTGGCGCGCGCGTTCTCGTTCACTACGGTCGGTCCGCACAGGAAGCCGAATCGGTTGTCGCAGCCATCCGTTCCAAAGGCGGACAGGCGGAGGCCTTGGCATCGGACCTGGCTACGCCTAGCGGAGCAGCCCAGATTGCAACGCAGGTGGGTTCACTCACCGAAGGCCACCTCGACATCGTGGTTTTGAACGCGGGTATCAGCAAGGCGGCACGCATCGCCGACTACAGCGCAGAGGATCTTGACGCTCTCTTTGCGACAAACGTTCGCGGACCATTTCTGCTCGTCCAGCAACTGCTCCCGTTCCTTCGCGAAGGTTCAAGTGTCATCGCCATCACTTCCGTCGTGGCTCGCGAGGTCGTCGGCAATCTCGCACCGGACAAGCCTTCGATCCTCGCCTACGCCTCCACCAAGGGAGCACTCGAAACCCTGGTGAAGAATTGGGCTGCCATGCTGGGCCCACAGGGCATTCGCGTCAATGCCGTAGCGCCGGGTGTGATCGACACGGATATGTCGAACTTTACAAAGACAGAAGCCGGAAGAGAGATCACCCTCCAAATGCAGGCGCTCAAACGCATCGGCAAACCGGAAGACGTAGCCGACGTAGTCGCCTTCCTGGCCTCTGACGCTGCTCGCTGGATCACTGGTGCCAGCATCCCCGTGGATGGCGGATCGAAGTTGTAG